The following proteins are encoded in a genomic region of Chryseobacterium cucumeris:
- a CDS encoding phytanoyl-CoA dioxygenase family protein codes for MSLNNLENHKSHIEKYGFAVINDVFSQKELEDINLVLQNIDTSKENFRKSEDLFAIRQFLKEVPEIKDLVFNENIRKVVKEIFGEKYFVVKSIYFDKPETSNWYVAYHQDLTISVDKKLELANFGPWTTKQNQFAVQPPLNVLENIYTIRIHLDDTDENNGALKVVPKSHTKGIYRPETIDWTVETEEICNVEKGGIMLMKPLTLHGSNRTTNGKKRRVIHIEFSDIELPEVLQWSERMN; via the coding sequence ATGAGTTTAAACAACTTAGAAAATCATAAAAGCCATATTGAAAAATATGGCTTTGCTGTTATCAATGATGTGTTTTCGCAGAAAGAACTGGAAGACATCAACCTTGTTCTGCAAAATATAGACACTTCAAAAGAAAATTTTAGAAAGTCTGAAGACCTTTTTGCTATCAGGCAGTTCTTAAAAGAAGTTCCGGAAATCAAAGATCTTGTGTTTAATGAAAACATCCGGAAAGTGGTGAAAGAAATCTTCGGTGAAAAATATTTTGTGGTTAAAAGTATCTATTTTGATAAGCCTGAAACCTCCAACTGGTACGTGGCCTATCATCAGGATCTTACTATTTCTGTGGATAAGAAGTTGGAACTCGCTAATTTCGGACCTTGGACCACCAAACAAAATCAGTTTGCGGTACAGCCTCCACTCAACGTTTTGGAAAATATCTATACCATCAGAATCCATCTGGATGATACCGATGAAAATAACGGAGCATTGAAAGTAGTTCCAAAATCCCACACAAAAGGCATTTACAGACCGGAAACCATCGACTGGACTGTAGAAACAGAAGAAATCTGCAACGTAGAAAAAGGGGGAATTATGCTGATGAAACCTTTAACGCTTCACGGCTCTAACAGAACAACGAACGGAAAGAAAAGAAGAGTCATACACATCGAATTTTCTGATATCGAACTTCCGGAAGTTCTGCAATGGTCGGAAAGAATGAATTGA